In Micromonospora sp. WMMD980, the following are encoded in one genomic region:
- a CDS encoding MarR family transcriptional regulator, translating into MAAVPAGDSEHRCGPLLDHLARWIWLRAEPALTPFHLRPRHLVALTMIRAGGGISQQALARTLAMDGTNIVGLLNELESGGLTKRMRSPQDRRRHLVELTPLGVERLRDAEGAMATAEDEVLVALAPVERERLYHLLRRASTAVDEELTAR; encoded by the coding sequence ATGGCTGCTGTACCCGCCGGGGATTCGGAGCACCGTTGCGGGCCGCTGCTCGATCACCTGGCCCGGTGGATCTGGCTGCGTGCCGAGCCGGCGCTGACTCCGTTCCATCTCCGGCCACGGCATCTTGTCGCGCTGACCATGATCCGCGCCGGCGGCGGAATCAGTCAGCAGGCCCTGGCCAGGACGCTGGCGATGGACGGGACGAATATCGTGGGGCTGCTCAACGAGCTGGAAAGCGGTGGCCTCACCAAGCGGATGCGCTCACCGCAGGACCGTCGTCGGCACCTGGTCGAGCTGACCCCACTCGGGGTCGAGCGCCTCCGGGATGCGGAGGGCGCCATGGCCACCGCCGAGGACGAGGTGCTCGTGGCCCTGGCGCCCGTCGAGCGCGAGAGGCTCTACCACCTACTCCGGCGGGCCTCCACCGCGGTCGACGAGGAGTTGACCGCACGCTGA
- a CDS encoding radical SAM protein, producing the protein MQSRTDLIEDLMGRFPDVPREAVIKEDLLRGGLAFDDSALTDNEHGEVKPKSYFIFSFDHRTLPELGAAALRRPPEEIVLTGGPYDLRRTVVSVRTNPDSPYRVKPDDDGRLMLLLDGRAIAEVGLPPMPDYYRHTLANGKSVMEVAPTIQWGYLIYLTAFRVCQYFGAKEECQYCDINHNWRQHKQAGRPYTGVKPVDEVLEALAIIDKHDTARASQAYTLTGGSITSKVDGLAEADFYGRYAQAIEERFPGRWVGKVVAQALPRADVQRFHDYGIRIYHPNYEVWDKRLFELYCPGKERYVGREEWHRRILDSAEVFGPRNVIPNFVAGVEMAAPHGFTTVDEAIESTTEGLQYFMSRGITPRFTTWCPEPTTPLGRTNPQGAPLEYHIRLLETYRATMEANGLSSPPGYGPAGPGRAVFSVSSFMDSLPADSAAGAAVNG; encoded by the coding sequence ATGCAGTCTCGTACGGACCTCATCGAAGACCTGATGGGACGCTTTCCTGATGTGCCGCGTGAGGCGGTGATCAAGGAGGACCTGCTGCGCGGAGGACTGGCCTTCGACGACTCGGCGTTGACCGACAACGAACACGGTGAGGTCAAGCCGAAGTCGTACTTCATCTTCTCGTTCGACCACCGGACACTGCCCGAGCTGGGCGCCGCCGCGTTGCGTCGGCCGCCGGAGGAGATCGTGCTCACCGGGGGGCCGTACGACCTGCGCCGGACCGTCGTGTCGGTCCGCACAAACCCCGACTCGCCCTACCGGGTCAAGCCCGACGACGACGGACGGCTCATGCTGCTCCTCGACGGGCGGGCGATCGCCGAGGTGGGCCTGCCCCCGATGCCTGACTACTACCGGCACACGCTCGCCAACGGCAAGTCGGTGATGGAGGTCGCCCCCACGATCCAGTGGGGTTACCTCATCTACCTGACCGCCTTCCGGGTCTGCCAGTACTTCGGCGCCAAAGAGGAGTGCCAGTACTGCGACATCAACCACAACTGGCGTCAGCACAAGCAGGCCGGCCGCCCGTACACCGGGGTCAAGCCGGTCGACGAGGTCCTCGAAGCGCTGGCAATCATCGACAAGCACGACACGGCACGCGCCTCACAGGCGTACACACTGACCGGCGGCAGCATCACCTCGAAGGTCGACGGGCTGGCCGAGGCCGACTTCTACGGCCGTTACGCCCAGGCGATCGAGGAGCGGTTCCCGGGCCGGTGGGTCGGCAAGGTGGTCGCCCAAGCCCTGCCGCGGGCCGACGTACAGCGCTTCCACGACTACGGGATCCGGATCTACCACCCCAACTACGAGGTGTGGGACAAGCGACTCTTCGAACTCTACTGCCCCGGCAAGGAGCGGTACGTGGGCCGCGAGGAGTGGCACCGCCGCATCCTCGACTCCGCCGAGGTCTTCGGACCACGCAACGTCATCCCGAACTTCGTCGCCGGCGTCGAGATGGCCGCCCCGCACGGCTTCACCACGGTGGACGAGGCAATCGAATCGACCACCGAGGGCCTGCAGTACTTCATGTCCCGCGGGATCACCCCGCGATTCACCACCTGGTGCCCGGAGCCGACCACCCCGCTCGGCCGGACCAACCCTCAGGGCGCACCTTTGGAGTACCACATCCGGCTGTTGGAGACCTACCGGGCGACCATGGAGGCCAACGGCCTGTCCAGTCCGCCCGGGTACGGCCCCGCTGGTCCCGGGCGGGCGGTCTTCTCGGTGAGCTCGTTCATGGACAGCCTGCCCGCCGACTCCGCAGCCGGTGCAGCCGTGAACGGATAG
- a CDS encoding FAD-dependent oxidoreductase, with protein sequence MRVAIVGAGPAGIYTADILTRAVPTATVDIFDRLPTPYGLIRYGVAPDHPRIKEIITALHHVLDDPRIRFIGNVDYGVDVKPEELDQFYDATVIATGADKDRELAIPGIDLPGSFGAADFVSWYDGHPDVPRDWPLTATRVAVIGAGNVAVDVARVLAKTADELLETEIPDNVHQRLMTSPVTDVHLFSRRGPGQVKFTPQELRELDESPNVEVIVHPEGMEFDEGSLARIRAKRSVKMCVDILQNWAARTPTARTRNLHLHFLEAPVEILGQGRVTGLRTETQELTGDGSVRGTGVYTDWDVQAVYRAIGYLSRPIADLPFDAATGTVPHDAGRVLGLDGDRIPGRYVSGWIKRGPVGLIGHTKKDASETVASLLADLPGKQTASTHPADMLAHLARRGITHTTWAGWQQLDRHEIELGRPHGRTRVKVVPRQDMIDISSVR encoded by the coding sequence GTGCGGGTCGCCATCGTAGGAGCCGGCCCGGCTGGCATCTACACCGCGGACATCCTCACCAGAGCCGTCCCGACGGCGACCGTCGACATCTTCGACCGCCTGCCCACGCCGTACGGCTTGATCCGGTACGGCGTCGCGCCCGACCACCCACGGATCAAGGAGATCATCACCGCACTACACCACGTGCTGGACGACCCGCGGATCCGTTTCATCGGCAACGTCGACTACGGCGTGGACGTCAAGCCGGAGGAGCTTGACCAGTTCTACGACGCGACAGTCATCGCCACCGGCGCCGACAAGGATCGTGAGCTGGCGATCCCGGGTATCGATCTGCCGGGCAGTTTCGGTGCCGCGGACTTCGTCTCCTGGTACGACGGGCACCCCGACGTGCCCCGCGACTGGCCGCTGACCGCGACCAGGGTAGCGGTGATCGGCGCCGGCAACGTGGCGGTGGACGTAGCCCGGGTCCTCGCGAAGACCGCTGACGAGCTACTCGAGACCGAGATCCCGGACAACGTGCACCAGCGCTTGATGACCAGCCCGGTCACCGACGTGCACCTGTTCTCTCGCCGTGGGCCCGGCCAGGTGAAGTTCACGCCGCAGGAACTGCGCGAGCTCGACGAGTCGCCGAATGTCGAGGTGATCGTGCACCCGGAGGGCATGGAGTTCGACGAGGGCAGCCTGGCCAGGATCCGCGCCAAGCGTTCGGTCAAGATGTGCGTCGACATCCTGCAGAACTGGGCCGCGCGTACACCAACCGCACGCACACGCAACCTGCACCTGCACTTCCTCGAGGCGCCGGTGGAGATCCTGGGTCAGGGCCGGGTGACCGGCTTGCGCACCGAGACGCAGGAGCTGACCGGCGACGGCTCGGTGCGCGGCACCGGCGTGTACACCGACTGGGACGTCCAAGCCGTCTACCGGGCGATCGGCTACCTCAGCCGCCCCATCGCCGACCTGCCGTTCGACGCAGCTACCGGGACGGTTCCGCACGACGCCGGTCGCGTTCTCGGCCTCGACGGCGACCGGATCCCCGGTAGGTACGTGAGCGGCTGGATCAAGCGTGGCCCGGTCGGACTGATCGGCCACACGAAGAAAGATGCGAGTGAGACCGTCGCGAGCCTGCTTGCCGATCTGCCCGGCAAGCAGACGGCGAGCACCCACCCGGCCGACATGCTAGCCCACCTCGCCCGACGTGGTATCACCCACACCACGTGGGCGGGCTGGCAGCAGCTGGACCGCCACGAGATCGAGCTCGGCCGCCCGCACGGGCGCACTCGAGTGAAAGTCGTCCCCCGACAGGACATGATCGACATCAGCAGCGTGCGCTGA
- a CDS encoding acyl-CoA thioesterase: MDQHHTNLMGTVHGGRILNLIDSVAGVVAARHSDGPAVTAAIDETAFLRAVRVGDVVHVDARITWAGRSSMEVAVKVSADRWDRAVPPVDVATAHLVMVAVDDHGDPRAVPPLLPQTDGDRRRYREAQIRREHRLALRRALLDGAGEG, encoded by the coding sequence ATGGACCAGCACCACACCAACCTGATGGGTACGGTGCACGGCGGCCGGATCCTCAACCTGATCGACTCGGTCGCCGGGGTCGTCGCCGCCCGCCACTCCGACGGCCCGGCGGTCACCGCAGCCATCGACGAGACCGCCTTCCTACGCGCGGTCCGCGTCGGTGACGTGGTCCACGTCGACGCGCGGATCACCTGGGCCGGCCGCAGCTCGATGGAGGTGGCGGTGAAGGTCAGCGCGGACCGCTGGGACCGCGCGGTGCCCCCGGTCGACGTGGCCACGGCACACCTGGTGATGGTGGCCGTCGACGACCACGGCGACCCCCGCGCGGTCCCACCGCTGCTGCCGCAGACCGACGGGGACCGGCGACGCTACCGGGAGGCGCAGATCCGACGGGAGCACCGGCTGGCGCTGCGCCGGGCCCTGCTCGACGGCGCCGGGGAGGGCTGA